In a single window of the Candidatus Zixiibacteriota bacterium genome:
- a CDS encoding enoyl-CoA hydratase-related protein, translating to MKSYITLKYRMADNVARIDFCRPDVHNAFNDTVIYEMTDLFRELDREKELRAIVLSGEGKSFCAGADLNWMKRVITQSFDENLKESNALAELFALIYNFRCPVIGKINGAAIGGGVGFVAVCDIAIAAESAKFSFSEVKIGLVPACIGPYVVKKIGEGKAREFFITGERMNAEKAFQVGLVNRFVSDDKLEEAVNDLLVMIKSSGPAAMAVAKRLVSAVPRMTEKEYKPFTAEMIARLRISVEGQEGMNAFLDKRKPKWTVE from the coding sequence GTGAAAAGCTATATTACTCTGAAATACCGAATGGCGGATAATGTCGCCCGGATCGATTTCTGCCGTCCCGATGTCCACAATGCTTTTAACGATACCGTCATCTATGAGATGACCGATCTGTTCCGGGAACTGGACCGGGAGAAGGAACTCCGTGCCATCGTTCTTTCCGGCGAAGGGAAATCATTTTGCGCCGGGGCCGATCTGAACTGGATGAAGCGCGTTATTACCCAGTCTTTTGATGAGAATCTCAAGGAATCAAATGCCCTGGCCGAGTTATTCGCTCTCATTTATAATTTCCGCTGTCCGGTAATTGGGAAGATAAACGGCGCCGCCATTGGCGGCGGGGTCGGTTTTGTGGCGGTCTGCGATATCGCTATCGCCGCCGAATCAGCCAAGTTCTCATTCTCCGAAGTGAAAATCGGTCTCGTGCCCGCCTGCATAGGGCCTTATGTGGTCAAGAAAATAGGGGAGGGAAAGGCGCGGGAGTTTTTCATCACCGGCGAAAGAATGAACGCCGAAAAGGCGTTCCAGGTCGGCCTGGTCAATCGTTTCGTTTCTGACGATAAACTGGAAGAAGCGGTGAATGACCTTCTGGTGATGATTAAATCATCTGGGCCGGCGGCCATGGCTGTCGCCAAACGGCTCGTGTCCGCGGTTCCCCGTATGACCGAAAAGGAATACAAACCTTTCACGGCCGAGATGATTGCCAGATTGAGAATATCGGTGGAAGGGCAGGAGGGAATGAACGCCTTCCTTGATAAACGAAAACCCAAATGGACGGTGGAATAA
- a CDS encoding acetyl-CoA carboxylase biotin carboxylase subunit: MAHKSFKKILVANRGEIAVRIINACRLLDIPTLAVFSSADKNSVHVLAAEAAAEIGPPAPRESYLNIEKIIETALAHNCDAIHPGYGFLAENPLFPEACEKAGIVFIGPSAEAMRLLGNKIQSRIKMATAGVPIIPGMKTAGANLEMFEKAAHEVGYPILVKAAAGGGGKGMRVVHRKEDLQSSVEAAMREAKNAFGDDTVYLEKYIENPRHIEFQVLADNHGNAIHLFERECSIQRRHQKIIEETPSTALTPALRAQMGAAAVRVATAAGYRNAGTVEFLLDKNGGFYFLEMNTRLQVEHPITEMTTSVDIVVEQIRIAAGEKISDYVLKATQRGHAIECRIYAEDAENNFLPSSGDILFYEEPAGPGIRVDSGIKSGSVVGVDYDPILAKLIVYAPSRELAISKMINALKDYKILGIKTSRRFMIDILNHPEFKAGRTYTDFIDKNMCDRNVDMVPAVELAAAVSSVAILRKPQATTSIRREKALSPWQTIGPWEIGMRITK; this comes from the coding sequence ATGGCGCATAAATCATTCAAGAAAATCCTCGTGGCCAATCGTGGCGAGATTGCAGTCAGGATTATCAACGCCTGCCGCCTTCTCGATATCCCGACGCTGGCGGTCTTCTCCAGCGCCGATAAAAATTCGGTGCATGTTCTGGCGGCCGAAGCCGCCGCCGAAATCGGGCCGCCCGCCCCTCGCGAATCATACCTCAACATCGAAAAAATCATCGAGACCGCTCTGGCCCATAACTGCGATGCTATCCATCCCGGATACGGATTTCTGGCTGAGAATCCTCTCTTTCCCGAGGCCTGCGAGAAAGCGGGAATAGTCTTTATCGGGCCATCGGCCGAGGCGATGCGGCTTCTGGGTAATAAAATCCAATCCCGTATAAAGATGGCGACCGCCGGAGTTCCGATTATTCCCGGCATGAAAACCGCCGGCGCCAATCTGGAAATGTTCGAGAAGGCGGCTCATGAGGTCGGCTATCCAATTCTCGTTAAGGCCGCCGCCGGCGGTGGCGGTAAGGGGATGAGAGTTGTGCATCGCAAAGAAGACCTCCAGTCATCCGTTGAAGCGGCCATGCGCGAGGCCAAAAACGCTTTCGGGGATGATACCGTCTATCTTGAAAAGTACATCGAAAATCCCCGTCATATCGAATTCCAGGTTCTGGCCGACAATCACGGCAATGCTATTCATCTCTTCGAGCGCGAATGTTCTATACAGAGAAGACATCAGAAGATAATTGAAGAGACACCTTCGACCGCCCTGACCCCGGCCCTTCGCGCCCAGATGGGAGCCGCGGCGGTGCGCGTCGCTACCGCCGCCGGATACCGCAATGCCGGCACAGTGGAATTCCTCCTCGACAAGAACGGTGGTTTCTATTTTCTCGAAATGAATACCCGTCTGCAGGTCGAACATCCCATTACCGAAATGACTACCAGCGTTGATATCGTCGTCGAGCAGATTCGTATTGCCGCGGGAGAGAAAATCTCCGATTACGTGCTCAAAGCGACTCAACGCGGCCATGCTATAGAGTGCCGTATTTACGCCGAGGATGCCGAGAATAATTTTCTCCCTTCTTCGGGCGACATTCTCTTTTATGAGGAGCCTGCCGGCCCGGGAATCAGAGTTGATTCCGGCATAAAATCAGGCTCGGTGGTTGGTGTCGATTACGATCCGATTCTGGCCAAACTGATCGTTTATGCTCCCAGTCGGGAACTGGCCATCAGCAAAATGATAAACGCCCTCAAGGACTATAAGATTCTGGGGATAAAAACATCGCGGCGGTTCATGATTGATATCCTGAATCATCCCGAGTTTAAGGCCGGGCGGACATATACTGATTTCATCGATAAAAATATGTGCGATAGAAACGTCGATATGGTTCCGGCGGTGGAACTGGCGGCGGCAGTATCATCGGTGGCTATACTGCGCAAGCCGCAGGCAACGACATCAATCCGTAGAGAAAAAGCTCTCTCACCCTGGCAGACCATAGGCCCCTGGGAAATCGGCATGAGGATAACCAAATGA
- a CDS encoding methylcrotonoyl-CoA carboxylase, giving the protein MYRIETKIDTASAAYKENFQKNKEQHLILKERLERIKQGGTEKARKVHLERGKLLTRDRVGLLFDKNTPFLELSTMAAYDMYDNDAPASGIITGIGIVHGREVMVIANDATVKGGTYYPITILKHGRAQQIAEENNLPCVYLVDSGGIYLPLQSGVFPDKDHFGRIFYNQARMSSKGIPQISVVLGSCTAGGAYLPAMSDETVIVRKQGTIFIGGPPLVKAATGEVVTAEDLGGADVHCRVSGVTDHYAQDDKHALAICRNIIENLNRPPKFELGLAEPEDPYYDPEELYGVVPNDIRKQYDIRELIARLVDGSKFHEFKELYGITLVCGFARIMGYPVGILANNGVLFSESSLKGAHFIELCTIRKIPLLFLQNITGFIVGRQYEAGGIARDGAKLVHAVANAQVPRFTVIVGGSYGAGNYAMCGRGYFPRLLWMWPNSKICVMGGEQAADVLATVKINQLERDGRKLTPEDIEEIRRPIIDKYESESSPYFSTARLWDDGIVGMNETREALGLAIAMSLNADIPDQKYGVFRM; this is encoded by the coding sequence ATGTACAGAATAGAAACAAAAATAGACACCGCTTCCGCCGCTTATAAAGAGAATTTCCAGAAGAACAAAGAACAGCATCTCATTCTCAAAGAACGGCTGGAGCGAATCAAGCAGGGAGGCACGGAGAAAGCCCGCAAAGTGCATCTGGAACGGGGCAAACTCCTCACCCGCGACCGCGTCGGCCTCCTCTTCGACAAAAACACTCCCTTTCTCGAACTTTCCACTATGGCCGCCTATGATATGTACGATAACGATGCTCCCGCTTCCGGAATTATCACCGGCATCGGTATCGTGCACGGCCGCGAGGTGATGGTGATCGCCAACGATGCCACCGTCAAAGGAGGAACGTATTATCCCATCACCATCCTCAAACATGGCCGCGCCCAGCAAATCGCCGAGGAAAACAACCTTCCCTGTGTCTATCTGGTCGATTCCGGCGGCATTTATCTGCCGCTGCAATCAGGCGTTTTCCCCGATAAGGACCATTTCGGGCGGATTTTTTATAATCAGGCCCGTATGTCATCCAAGGGGATTCCGCAGATTTCGGTCGTGCTCGGTTCCTGCACGGCGGGCGGTGCGTACCTTCCCGCCATGTCCGATGAAACCGTCATTGTCCGCAAGCAGGGGACCATTTTCATCGGCGGCCCGCCGCTGGTGAAAGCGGCCACCGGCGAGGTGGTCACCGCCGAGGATCTGGGCGGAGCCGATGTTCACTGCCGCGTCTCCGGTGTCACCGACCACTATGCGCAGGATGATAAGCATGCTCTTGCTATTTGCCGGAATATTATCGAAAATCTGAATCGTCCTCCTAAATTCGAATTGGGTCTGGCCGAGCCGGAAGACCCTTACTATGACCCGGAAGAGCTGTATGGTGTCGTGCCCAATGATATCCGCAAACAGTATGATATTCGCGAACTGATCGCCCGCTTGGTCGATGGCTCCAAATTCCATGAGTTCAAGGAGCTGTATGGTATCACTCTCGTCTGCGGCTTCGCCCGGATAATGGGTTACCCCGTCGGCATACTGGCGAACAACGGCGTCCTTTTCTCGGAATCGTCCCTTAAAGGCGCGCATTTTATCGAACTCTGTACTATCCGCAAAATACCGCTATTGTTCCTGCAGAATATCACCGGTTTCATTGTCGGACGGCAGTACGAGGCGGGCGGAATTGCCCGCGATGGCGCCAAGCTGGTGCACGCCGTGGCCAATGCCCAGGTGCCGCGATTCACCGTCATTGTCGGCGGTTCTTACGGCGCCGGCAACTATGCCATGTGCGGGCGCGGATATTTCCCCCGGCTCCTCTGGATGTGGCCCAACTCCAAAATATGTGTCATGGGCGGCGAGCAGGCGGCCGATGTTCTGGCGACGGTTAAAATCAACCAGCTCGAACGCGACGGCCGCAAACTCACTCCCGAAGACATCGAGGAAATCCGGCGGCCGATTATCGATAAGTACGAAAGCGAATCGTCGCCATACTTTTCCACGGCTCGTCTCTGGGATGACGGCATTGTCGGCATGAACGAGACGCGCGAGGCGCTGGGGCTGGCCATTGCCATGTCGCTCAACGCCGATATCCCCGACCAGAAATACGGCGTCTTCAGAATGTAA